From Polynucleobacter ibericus:
AGCAAATTCTGAATTGTTCCGGCGTTATACCAAGATCTTTACTAATTGCATTTACCGGTCTGTTTGGATCATCTCGCAAGACACCTGTCGCAGTGAGCGGGGGCTGAGAAAAGGCGTAGCCTGAAGTAATGTTAGCCGCCAGAAAAAACCAGAATGCTTTCATTTCTAACTTATTTCTTTGGCGGCAATAGAGGCTTTGGAATTATTTGCGTGTCACTTCATGACAATCTGCAACTGGTCCAGCATCTTTGTTCTTGGGAGCAGTGGTAGTTGTAGCAAAACAAACAGCAAGTTGATTAGGATTGAGTACTTTAAAACTATAAGTACCGTCTTGATCTGCCATAGCACCACTCACCATGTCAGCGCTTATAGAGCCCACGATGGGTACTGTATGACTGGCAATAGTAAAGGTGCCTGAAAATGCACGATTCTTTTGTTGGTCAAACTTATAAGTCACTACCGACTTTAAGAATCGAATTTCTCCAGCCTTACCATTTGGATAGTGAGTGCCCGCACCAATAACAGCATCATTGGTTTCCCCTACCCAAGTACCAACTAAATTAGGCACTTGTTGAGCCCAACTTGGCTGACAGATCAGTAATGTGCCAACAATAAGTGGGGATGCAAATAATTTAGTCACAGTAGAAAAGCTAGCTTTCATGGGGCACCTTTATGTAAATTTTGAGCTCTTTGGGAACTAATGCCCAAAGTATGGAATCGATAATATCAAGCCTAAGAAGATTTGCAATCTTTCGATCGTAGGATTGAGTTTTGAGCCAATTTCGACCCAAAACTGCTAATTACAAGCCCAAATAATAAACCCCCTCTCTGGACTCTCGGGGGTAACTTAAACCATATGTTGGTCTGGCAAAGATTGCTTTACCAAAACGCTCCTCGGGTAGCCTTTTCTTTTAGCTCTCTATCGGAATCATTATGGTGCAACCCATTGCTTCTTGAGCACCCTTCTCACGATTGGATCAAATGTAGATAGAGGCTCATTTTTGTAATTAGGGTCAAAAGAAATTTCATCGTACTTGGCGCAAAACTCTACTGTTTGCTCATAGGCTGGATCAGATTTGTATTGATCACGTGCATTAGGATCCAAACCGAGCTTATTGCCATAAAAATAGGTCTGAAATAAGCCATGCTGAACAAGCATCCAATAGTTATTTCTAGAAATGAAGGGGTGCAGGATTGATGCGATAACTTCACCGTGGTTGAAGGGGGCTAAGGGTTCGGCAATATCGTGGAACAAAGCAACCACAACATACTCATCGTCACGATTATCACGTAACGCTCTTGTGGCTGTTTGGAGGCAGTGATCCTTACGCGTGATGTTATAGGCAGTATCTTTAGCCAGATCTTCTAAGAGACTAAATAATTTATCAGGAAGATTGGCTAAGGTTTTTTCATGAACCTCTTTCATGACATCAAAGTCCGCTACAGTTCCTTGGTCCATTCTTGTAAAGTGCATTTTGTCCATGAGGGGCCTTCCAAGCAAAAGAATTGATTGTAAGCAATATATCTAAATTTAATCCTCTTGAGGAAAATTTGATATTTAAACCTCTAAGCCCATTAGCTATCAATAAGCCATCTTCGAGTGAACCATTCTTTTGGCCCAGGATCACCGTATTCAGAGAGGCAAAATTAGGTTAATGTATGCCTGAGATTAAATACTTCGCTTGGGTAAAAGTGTCCTATAAAAAATTACTATGCATTAGCTTCTTCATGTTCATTGCTGGATGCCAAAATGCGCCGGTAATCGTTCCGCCAATAAAGAATCCCGGTGGAGACGTAAGCCTCATTTTTAGTCGAGAAAATAAAGTTCTAGCTGGCCGAGAAAATGCAAGAGTTTATGTGGATGATATTGAGGTGTGCACCATTCCCAATGGGGATAGTTGCCAGATTAATATCTCATCAGGCACGCATGCTCTCAAAGTAGATAATCCTTGGTCTTATTCATTTGGGATGTTTCTGAAGAGTTACGCATTTTCAAGCGGCAAAACCTATCGATTTATGATCGTACCGAACAGTACAGACATACTTCTCAACATCGCCGACACCGGAAATCTTATCTATTACGAAGCCAATAGGACCGCCGCAACCAGCGACAATGGCGACTTCACAATGAGGCTTTCTGGAGAATAAAAAATAGGTGGTCAGCAATTTTTGCCTGATCCACCAAAATTCTTAAGAGCTTGAAGAGGAAAATGCTTTCGAGACTTTTTCTTTTAAAGCCTTGCTATTAACTACTCACAAAGCCCTGTTAACAGTTGACTCCCTGAAAAGAAACCAAAGGGCTTCATTTTTCCATTTGCAAATTCATCAATGCTTAAGTAATCCACAAAAGCACCGTTTTTGCTTGCAGCCTTCTGTACCCAAATCACTTTATAGGCATTTTTCTCGCTTCCCAGTGCAGCAACCTTAGGGTTTCTTAAGCTATCCATGATGTCGCCTATCACTTCACCAGTCTTCTTGACCACAGTAAATTTCTGCCCAATCCTGGAGCTCTCCTTGATTAAATCTAGAGTTCCATCTGCCTTAACATAAGAATCGCTCACAACCTCACACACGTAAGCATTGGGAGCTGCATAGGCCTGCAAGGAAGTAAGCGCTGCAAACACAGCAAGCAGCATGAATGAGAAGAAATTTGTAGCGCGCATAAGACCTCTTTTTACTCTATTTTATCCAAGAACTTATTTATACCCAGCACGATCTAACAACCTTTGG
This genomic window contains:
- a CDS encoding peptidase, yielding MDKMHFTRMDQGTVADFDVMKEVHEKTLANLPDKLFSLLEDLAKDTAYNITRKDHCLQTATRALRDNRDDEYVVVALFHDIAEPLAPFNHGEVIASILHPFISRNNYWMLVQHGLFQTYFYGNKLGLDPNARDQYKSDPAYEQTVEFCAKYDEISFDPNYKNEPLSTFDPIVRRVLKKQWVAP